One window of the Actinomyces wuliandei genome contains the following:
- the rpsP gene encoding 30S ribosomal protein S16 encodes MAVKIRLKRMGKKFAPFYRVVVLDARKKRDGRVIEEVGLYDPTQEPSLIRIDSERVQYWLGVGAQPTDAVFKLLKITGDYQKFKGLPGAEGRLKVKDADAAATARAAAVKAAADDAEKRKADAAQAKAQQEAAGDDSAADQEAEAAAAPEES; translated from the coding sequence GTGGCAGTCAAGATTCGCCTCAAGCGCATGGGCAAGAAGTTCGCTCCCTTCTACCGGGTCGTCGTCCTCGACGCCCGCAAGAAGCGCGACGGCCGCGTCATTGAGGAGGTCGGTCTCTACGACCCGACGCAGGAGCCCTCGCTGATTCGTATCGACTCCGAGCGTGTGCAGTACTGGCTCGGTGTGGGCGCCCAGCCGACAGACGCTGTCTTCAAGCTGCTCAAGATCACCGGCGACTACCAGAAGTTCAAGGGTCTGCCCGGGGCGGAAGGCCGTCTCAAGGTCAAGGACGCTGACGCTGCCGCCACCGCCAGGGCTGCCGCCGTCAAGGCTGCGGCTGACGACGCGGAGAAGCGCAAGGCTGACGCGGCCCAGGCCAAGGCGCAGCAGGAGGCGGCCGGGGACGACTCTGCGGCAGACCAGGAAGCCGAGGCTGCTGCGGCGCCCGAGGAGTCCTGA
- the trmD gene encoding tRNA (guanosine(37)-N1)-methyltransferase TrmD, protein MRFDVVTIFPDYLRALDLSLVGRAAAAGTLEVHVHDLRRWAHDRHRTVDGTPAGGGAGMVMRPDVWGEALDEVMGLDGTGSSTDGAGPAPGRRVLVVPTPSGELFTQRTAEDLASAATLTFACGRYEGIDARVVEHYRGRGVEVRELSIGDYVLSGGEVAALVVIEAVARLLPGVLGNPESVVEESHGADGLLEHPAYTRPVSWRGLEVDPVLVSGDHARVRRLRRDQSIARTAQRRPDLVAVLGASALDGADRAALATHGWAVPQGADHPVRARVRHVCHEDVGAVADLAARTFPDACPREITSDQVAAHIATNLTRSHFASWVEDPRAELVLAELVDQPEERHRVVGYALLVEEQADRDGSVPAGLDPRPECVTVGEDRSVAELSKIYVDSSVRGSGLARALLDQVLHCAAQRGVDLVWLGTSTSNRRAQRAYRHAGFARVGTRTYDVGGRLCRDVVMVREARGRTGSGPQPGTGPGVTSAGTGARS, encoded by the coding sequence ATGAGGTTCGACGTGGTGACAATATTTCCTGACTACCTGCGGGCGCTGGACCTCTCGCTGGTCGGCAGGGCCGCCGCCGCAGGCACCCTGGAGGTGCACGTGCACGACCTGCGCCGCTGGGCCCACGACCGGCACCGCACGGTGGACGGCACCCCGGCTGGTGGCGGAGCGGGCATGGTCATGCGCCCTGACGTCTGGGGCGAGGCGCTCGACGAGGTCATGGGCCTGGACGGTACGGGCTCGTCCACGGACGGTGCTGGCCCGGCCCCGGGGCGTCGGGTACTGGTGGTCCCCACCCCGTCGGGGGAGCTCTTCACCCAGCGCACCGCCGAGGACCTGGCCTCGGCGGCCACCCTCACCTTTGCCTGTGGACGCTACGAGGGCATTGACGCCCGGGTGGTGGAGCACTACCGGGGGCGTGGCGTCGAGGTCCGTGAGCTGAGCATCGGGGACTACGTCCTGAGCGGCGGAGAGGTTGCAGCACTGGTGGTTATCGAGGCTGTGGCCCGACTCCTTCCCGGTGTCCTGGGCAACCCGGAGTCGGTGGTGGAGGAGTCCCACGGGGCTGACGGGCTCCTGGAGCACCCCGCCTACACCCGTCCTGTCTCCTGGCGGGGCCTGGAGGTTGACCCGGTACTCGTCTCGGGGGACCACGCCCGTGTGCGTCGTCTCCGCAGGGACCAGTCGATTGCCCGCACGGCGCAGCGGCGCCCGGACCTGGTCGCGGTGCTAGGGGCCTCCGCCCTCGACGGCGCCGACCGTGCGGCCCTGGCCACCCACGGGTGGGCGGTGCCGCAGGGGGCTGACCACCCGGTGCGGGCGCGGGTGCGGCACGTCTGCCACGAGGACGTCGGGGCCGTGGCTGACCTGGCGGCACGGACCTTTCCGGACGCCTGCCCCCGGGAGATCACCTCTGACCAGGTTGCGGCGCATATCGCCACGAACCTGACACGCAGCCACTTTGCCTCCTGGGTGGAGGACCCCCGTGCCGAGCTGGTCCTGGCCGAGCTGGTGGACCAGCCAGAGGAGCGGCACCGCGTCGTCGGCTACGCCCTGCTCGTCGAGGAGCAGGCTGACCGGGACGGGAGTGTGCCCGCAGGGCTGGATCCCCGGCCGGAGTGCGTCACGGTAGGTGAGGACCGCAGCGTGGCCGAGCTGTCCAAGATCTATGTCGACTCCTCTGTGCGGGGGTCCGGCCTGGCCCGGGCGCTGCTGGACCAGGTGCTGCACTGTGCCGCCCAGCGGGGCGTGGACCTGGTGTGGTTGGGGACCAGCACCTCCAACAGACGGGCGCAGAGGGCCTACAGGCATGCCGGTTTTGCCCGGGTCGGCACCCGGACCTACGACGTCGGGGGACGCCTGTGCCGCGACGTCGTCATGGTCCGTGAGGCGCGAGGCAGGACGGGCTCGGGGCCTCAGCCCGGGACAGGGCCGGGCGTGACGTCGGCAGGGACGGGAGCACGGTCATGA
- a CDS encoding RNA-binding protein codes for MLAEALEHLVRGIVDNPDDVTVTSRSLRRGDLLEVRVNPEDLGRVIGRSGRTARALRTVVGALADAPVRVDVVDTDRR; via the coding sequence ATGCTGGCCGAGGCGCTTGAGCACCTCGTGCGCGGCATCGTCGACAACCCTGACGACGTGACCGTCACCTCCAGGTCCCTGCGGCGCGGGGACCTGTTGGAGGTACGGGTCAACCCTGAGGACCTCGGCCGGGTCATCGGCCGTTCCGGCCGTACCGCCCGGGCGCTACGCACGGTCGTGGGAGCGCTGGCCGACGCCCCGGTACGTGTTGACGTGGTTGACACTGACCGGCGCTGA
- the rimM gene encoding ribosome maturation factor RimM (Essential for efficient processing of 16S rRNA), translating to MLLTVAVIGAAHALRGEVRLDIRTDDPQGRLAPGTVLPTDPVQAGPLTVTQLRRDGRRWLAAFEQAPDRTSAQALRGVRLLVDTDQEADRGQGASGQDEEGWYRHQLVGLRARRVDGTHLGEVVDLERGVAQDRLVVRTPEGSQVSVPFVEALVPVVDTASAVVVLDPPGGLFPEEGGTEAQ from the coding sequence GTGCTGCTCACCGTCGCCGTCATCGGGGCCGCTCACGCCCTCAGGGGGGAGGTCCGACTCGACATCCGCACCGACGACCCCCAGGGGCGCCTGGCCCCGGGGACCGTGCTGCCCACGGACCCCGTGCAGGCAGGGCCGCTGACAGTCACCCAGCTGCGCCGCGACGGCAGGCGGTGGCTGGCGGCCTTCGAGCAGGCCCCCGACCGCACGTCGGCGCAGGCGCTGCGGGGAGTGCGCCTGCTGGTGGACACTGACCAGGAGGCGGACCGGGGCCAGGGCGCCTCCGGACAGGACGAGGAGGGCTGGTACCGCCACCAGCTGGTGGGGTTGAGGGCACGCCGCGTTGACGGCACCCACCTTGGCGAGGTCGTCGACCTGGAGCGCGGTGTCGCCCAGGACCGCCTGGTGGTGCGCACCCCGGAGGGCTCCCAGGTCTCTGTTCCGTTTGTCGAGGCTCTTGTCCCGGTGGTGGACACCGCCTCCGCCGTGGTCGTCCTGGACCCGCCAGGAGGTCTGTTCCCCGAGGAGGGCGGGACGGAGGCACAGTGA